The Pedobacter ginsengisoli region ACAGGGGAGTTTCATTTATTCGTGTCCAGTTGGCAAGAAAATTCTGTATTGAGGCATGCAGGTGGTGCTTTGGTACACCTTACCTCAAAAGATCTGAAAAATTGGACTGTGCTTGATCCGGTATTAACCGGACAATCATCTGTACCTGAATGTCCTGATTATTTTTTATGGAAAGGGTGGTATTATTTGGTATATGGCGATAATGGAGATACCTATTATGTAAAATCCAGAAGCCCTTATGGCCCTTGGGAAGAGCCAAGATATCAAACTATAAATGAGTCGTGGACAAACGTTGTTAAGACCGCTGAATTTAAAGATAACAGACGTATTGCTGCCGCGTGGGTTCCTTCAAGAGATCAAAATAAGGATGATGGCGGAGAAAGGTTTGGAGGTAATGCCATATTTAGAGAAATTGTACAGGAGACCGACGGGACACTAAGCTCAAAATTCCCTGCCGAAATGATTCCCGAATCTGGCCCTGAAATTCAACCTGATCTCGTTGCAGATCTCTACGCTTCACTTATTAGTAAAAATAGCATTTTAATTAAAGCCCCTAATGGTGTAGGGGCAGCGCATGCCGAGGCTATTCCATTAAACAGCCGGATTACGCTCGAAATAGAAACCATTGGTTCGGTTGACGAGTATGGGCTGTATTTAAGGTCGCGTGAAAAAGCAGAAGCCGGTTACCGACTTAACTTTTCGCCAAATAATCAAACTGTAAGTCTTGGTAATACAATGATACGAGCAGTTAGCGGTTTAAATAAAACTATTAAGCTTGATCTTATTGTAAAAGACGACATTATAGATGTTTCAATAGATAATAAAAGATGCATTGTAAATCGTACGCCGGAGCAAAAAGGTAGCTTTTTATGGTTCTATGCCAAGCATGGCGAAGTAAAATTCAAATCCATTAAAGTAAGCCCGCTTAAAGAAGAAAATTAATAAGATTTGAACTCCTTACTAAGGTAGTTCAAATCCATATTTGCTATAAATGGCACGAGCCTCTTTACTTATTAAAAAATCCATAAAATCTTTAGCGGCTTTAGGATGTGGAGCTTTTTTAAGCTGCCCCGCATAATATTGAGCCTTTATATTCTCGTTTTCTGGAATTTCAATATACTCAATTGGGTGACCAATCATTTTCTGATAATGCACTTCTGAATACCAGACAGGCCCTGCATCACTTTGCTCATATAGAATGCGCATAGGCGTTTGTCTGTGATGAATTTGGGTAAGGTATGTTGTAGAGTCCTTTACTTTAGTTTCCATTATAGTATTTCTAAGTGCTTCGCCACCTGCTTTTCTATAAGCTTCTTCAATACGTTTCCCAATTCCTTCCCATGCTGGATTAGGCATGCTTACACGTAAATCATTGCGCCCTAAGTCAGCCAGTTTATTTACTTGCTTAGGATTTCCTTTTCTGGTCATTATCGCCAATTTATTTTTAGCATAAAGCTCAGTTCTGTTAAACCAGTTATGGCATTCATCAATTCTGGTTTTACCGGCAGTGTATACATCCGGTTTCAATGTGATTCGCATATTGCCAATAACAATACTGCCAGCTTCAATCTGCTTTGCTAAAATACCCGGCGGAAGGGTTTCAGCAAGCACACGGGTATATTGAGGATATTTGATTTTAAATGATTTCATTAAATCATCTATAACCATGAACTGATTGCCGGCAAAAAATACAACTAGCTGAGGGTCATTTATGTCGCCATAAATATCAGGTATGTTGTCGATCCCTGGAATTGTAAACTGAACCTTAGCTTCGGGAGGTGTGTTCCATGGAGGGTCAAAACGATGATTCTGAGCCATAACAATGGAACTGTTAAGGAGAACTACAGTTAGTATAAATATGATTAGTTTTAATTTACGCATTATTATAACCTTTATTTAAAAATGATTACGGATGTACAATTGCCCATCCTTCGTAATGGCGCAGAATAATTTCTCCATTGCCGCTGGGAACATAATTAATGAAATCATACAAAGAGCTTTTTTCAATCTTACGTTCCCTGATTGTATTTTCACATTGAACAAGATCTACCCCGCGGGATTTTAAATCAAGCAAAGTCTCTTTAAACGGCCCATTTTTATCGTAGACTGCTACGCCTCCACTAAAGGCAATCAGCTCAACATGAAGTTTTCCTTTTAGTCGCGGATCTTCCAGAGCATTTTTAATATTCCTTAATGTTCCTGCTATTTTTTGTTCATCACCGCTATTTAATGCATAGAGTGCATAATATTGCTTGTTTTTACTTTTAGCCGCTTGAAATTCGTTCTTGGTTTGAGCTGTAGCTGGTTTAAGATTAGCAAAAAAAAGTACTGCCGCTAATGCAAAGATGTATTTGATTGAGTTTTTCATTTATGTTTTTGTTTTGTATACGTTTTTAATTGGTTGATATGGGCCGTATTTATGTTGTTTTTCAGAGAAATGGTCTCCATAAGGGCCATAAGGTGCATCAATAGGTTTCTTTTTTAAATTTGGATAATCTGCGTGCTGATCTTTGTGGGGGCGTGCCTGCGAGTTAACAAAGGCTGCAATGTCCCACGATTCCTCATCAGTTAGTATTGGATTTTTATAAGTAGCACCAAAAGGCATATTATTCTTAATAAATCCGGCAAAATTAGAGAGACGATAAAGCCCCGCACCATCATTATAACTAACCTTGCCCCATAGTGGTGGATAGATAAACGTTTTGCCTCCGGTTGCAGCTATACCTTCTCCATTTTCGCCATGGCAGCTTTTACATTTCGATGCATAGAGTAATGCTCCCTTTTTTGGGTCAGCAGGGCGATCCAGCAAAGCTATTTTTTCGGTTCCTCGTCCATACATGCCTTCCGGATTCTCAACTCCCTGGTTAAGCCATTCCATGTAAGCAATCATCGCTCTTATTTCTTTGGATGTAGAATCAGGCATCTTTCCATTTAAACTTCGCTCAAAACAACCTTTAATTCGGGCAATAGGGCTGGTAATTTTTCCCGATCGTGCAGTAATTTTTGGATAGCTGCTCATTACAGCTGCGTAGTTGTTTCCAAATATCCTTGTCCCTGCATCTAGATGGCAATTTTGGCAATTCAATCCATTAGTAAATTTACCCAATGTTCCTTTAGAACCAAAATAGGCCGAAGTGTTGGCAATCAGGTCTTTACCGTAGCGGATCATTTCGCCTTTGGCATTTTTTGGAATTGTACTTTCATCAGGAGCGTGCCATACATCTTTAGCAGCGGCGGCTGGTTTTGTTTTGCTTAAATGGTTCTGTTGTATGGGCTTGTTTCGTCCGGTACAACTGCTTATTAAGGCCGCTGCGCCAATAATAGCGAATAGTTTTAATTGGTTAGTTAACATAATTTTAGTTTTGTGTGTTACCCAAAGATGGCATTAATGACGCTAATACAAAAAATGTTTATAGTTATAGGTCATAACAATAAGTTATCAAAGGTCATTACATTATTCTATGGATATTTATATATTGCAGAATGATATTCGATTTCAGGTTACAGGTATTTCAGGCTGTTGCGCAAAAACTGAGCTTTACTAAAGCAGCTGCTGAACTCTTTATTACGCAACCTGCTGTAACCAGACATATTCGGGAACTCGAAAAACAATTAAATACTGCTTTGTTTGTTCGCAATGGAAATCATATTTCCTTAACAGCAGCCGGCAATGTTTTATTAAAACATACAGGGAAAATATTTGAAATCTATTTGTTGATTCAAAATGACCTTGCCCAGTTAAGCGATGGTCTTAGAGGTAATCTGCGCATAGGGGCAAGTACAACACTGGCGCAGACCTTTATGCCCAAAATCCTTGCTTTATTTAAAAGGGCTTATCCGGAAATTGTATTTACTTTTATCAGGGGCAATACTGAGTCTATTACGCAATTGGTAATAGATGGAAAAATTGACGTGGCGATGGTTGAAGGGCAAATGCATTATCCTCAGATAAACTATGAAAAATTTAGCGATGATGAATTGGTTTTAGTTACAAAGTCCGACAACCCATTAGCCAAAAAAGGAGAGATTGTTCCCCATCAGCTGCTTGATTTGCAATTGGTACTCAGAGAACATGGATCTGGTACGCTTGATGTAATTTCAAAAGCATTAGGTGAAGTTGGCATCAGTCTTAAAGATCTCAAAATTGAATTGCAGTTAGAAAGTAATGTCAGCATCAAACAATATCTGCTTCATTCAGAAGCTGCGGCTTTTTTGTCAATGCAAACCATTATAGGTGAATTGAAAAGGAATGAGCTTAGCATTGTAGATATTAAAGGGATTGAGATGTTTCGAACTTTTCAATTTATTCAGCTACATAGCAGAACTTCAAAAGTTATAGATTCTTTTAAGCTTTTTTGCAGAGGCCACATTAATATATAGTTAGCTCAGAAGTGACGCTACCGTGAGCACCCTTATCGTTGCACGGTCTTCCAGAACCTCTGGCTCGGTAAGTCGGGGGTCCGCGCTTTTTGCGTTAAAAATATGGAGGTACTTATAGCTATTCTTTATACACTAATCCTTTGCCCACCAGACTGAGCAAGATTACTCCTTTCTTGTAGATTGATATGACCCGCGTCTAGACAGGTTGGAGGCAGCTTTGGGTTTGCTTCGGGTAAAGGTATCCATTTTCCGAAGCAATCTGCTCTCAATCCTTAATCTGTCCTGATTCTGCCGAACAGAAGGTTCGATCCGGAACCTAAAAACGAATCAAATTATCGTAATGGCAACGCTTTGCCAAAAAATTAATCCTTAAAATATGAAAAGATCAAAGAAAGCAACCAATCACATCTTTATTAAGGCTTATACCAGAAGTAATTTCAGTACTGTAGAATTTGCTATCCTTAAGATCTCTCCAAAGTGGTTTGAACTTGCAAATCAGCGTTTAGAGGCCATTAGAGACTTTAAAGAGGGAGTTTGCCTAAATAACCATAGTTTCTGGCATTCACCACTTAATTTCTATAAGAATCCGGTTGGCAAGAAGCTTCCTGATAAGATACTGCCTAAATATGAGGATTGGGCATTTATAACATTAGATCCTGAAGAAGAAAACACCTTTCCTCTTGTTGAAACCGGCTATGGGCCACATGAATTCATCATCACTAAAAATGGAATAGCGCACTTCAAAGCCCATGGCAGGTATATTGGAGAGGTGTTTTTGACAGAAGAATTTAACTTATATAAATTAATAGCCAAAGCTCTCAGCTTCGTTGAGTAGTGAGGCATGATCTTCAAAACTTTTATCTAAATTTGGGGCAATGAATTTGAGCCGTATTATACTTATTGCGACCTTGTTTTTTGCCTTAGGCTATAATCGGACTTATGCACAAACAGTACCGGAGGATGCAGATACTACTATAGCAGCACCCGCTTATACCCGTAAATTTGTAAAGGACCCTGCTTTTCTTGCCCGCCAAAAATTTGTTACAGATTCTATAATGACTCATAGCTGGCTCTTTCCGGATTCAATGATTCATAAGCATATGATTATGGATAGTATCATTCTGGCAAATACAGTGGGCAGTTCTAATCTGATTACCAGATATAAAGAGCTTACCACAATGAAGGTAAGTAAATACAGATTGGGCAAGCCTATACCAAAGGGCTCGGTTTGGGTTCCTGCTATTGTAGGTTTACTTCTGGTTTTGTTTGCAGTACTCAAAATATCTTTTAATAAACAACTGCAAACAATTGTTCAGTCCTTTTTCAGTAATCGGGTATTAAACAATTTAAATAAAGAGGACAACTTATTTACATCATGGCCCTTTTTGCTTTTATTTGTTCAATTTGGCTTTACAATAGGGATGTTTTTTTATCTCGTATCTGGCTTTTATCATATTTCATTTCCGGGCACAGGCTTTCAGTTTTATCTCAGTATTTCAATTCTGATTGTAGTTTTGTATATAATGAAAATAGTTATCCTAAGGCTGTTGGGGTATCTTTTTAACATCCAGAAACCGATTAATGAATATGTTACAATATTATATTTGAGTTATTTTAACCTTTCTTTAGTGTTCATTCCATTAGTTATAGCTTTCTCATTATCGCCCTTAAAATATGGGCCATACTATATTGCTATCTCTTTTATACTATTAGGCGTGATTTTTGCTTTTCAATTTATAAGGGCAGGGGTTAACATATTATCTCATCATCGATTTTCAAAAGTCTATTTGTTTTTGTACTTTTGTGCCCTCGAAATTTGCCCTATATTAATTTTAATCAAGGCAATAGGATTATAACCGTGTAATTTGTAAAATGCAAGAAAAGACAGAAGATAGGTTGCGTAAGGTAAAGAGTATATTAATCACATTACCAAAACCAGAAACAGAGAAATCACCATACTTTGATTTAGCAAAAAAGTACAATGTGAAAATTGATTTCAGATCGTTTATTCATGTTGAAGGTGTGCCTGCAAGGGATTTTAGAAAGGATAAAATCACATTAAGTGATTTCACATCAGTGGTATTTACCAGTAGAAATGCAGTTGATCATTTTTTCAGAATTTGTGAGGAAATGAGATACGAAGTTCCTGCTGATCTGAAGTATTTCTGTATTTCAGAATCTACTGCACTATACCTGCAGAAGTACATACAGTACAGAAAACGAAAGATCTTTTTTGGAAAGCAAACTGCGGCCGACTTAGCCGAAGTGTTAAAAAAAC contains the following coding sequences:
- a CDS encoding family 43 glycosylhydrolase, yielding MKRYLLLLLIFLGANSVMAQLGVKYDPKIQSTKNLQYWRPKGNLFVGDCMPFSRNGTYSFYWLLDSAHHASLKGLGGHQWALSTTTDLKTWKQHPVVLGIDEEWEKSICTGSIVYYKNKYYAFYATRLINKEGQVNEQLSYAISSDGINFDKQKPNPFYTSAPGYSKRDFRDPKVFVDEKTGEFHLFVSSWQENSVLRHAGGALVHLTSKDLKNWTVLDPVLTGQSSVPECPDYFLWKGWYYLVYGDNGDTYYVKSRSPYGPWEEPRYQTINESWTNVVKTAEFKDNRRIAAAWVPSRDQNKDDGGERFGGNAIFREIVQETDGTLSSKFPAEMIPESGPEIQPDLVADLYASLISKNSILIKAPNGVGAAHAEAIPLNSRITLEIETIGSVDEYGLYLRSREKAEAGYRLNFSPNNQTVSLGNTMIRAVSGLNKTIKLDLIVKDDIIDVSIDNKRCIVNRTPEQKGSFLWFYAKHGEVKFKSIKVSPLKEEN
- a CDS encoding LysR family transcriptional regulator — its product is MIFDFRLQVFQAVAQKLSFTKAAAELFITQPAVTRHIRELEKQLNTALFVRNGNHISLTAAGNVLLKHTGKIFEIYLLIQNDLAQLSDGLRGNLRIGASTTLAQTFMPKILALFKRAYPEIVFTFIRGNTESITQLVIDGKIDVAMVEGQMHYPQINYEKFSDDELVLVTKSDNPLAKKGEIVPHQLLDLQLVLREHGSGTLDVISKALGEVGISLKDLKIELQLESNVSIKQYLLHSEAAAFLSMQTIIGELKRNELSIVDIKGIEMFRTFQFIQLHSRTSKVIDSFKLFCRGHINI
- a CDS encoding molybdate ABC transporter substrate-binding protein gives rise to the protein MRKLKLIIFILTVVLLNSSIVMAQNHRFDPPWNTPPEAKVQFTIPGIDNIPDIYGDINDPQLVVFFAGNQFMVIDDLMKSFKIKYPQYTRVLAETLPPGILAKQIEAGSIVIGNMRITLKPDVYTAGKTRIDECHNWFNRTELYAKNKLAIMTRKGNPKQVNKLADLGRNDLRVSMPNPAWEGIGKRIEEAYRKAGGEALRNTIMETKVKDSTTYLTQIHHRQTPMRILYEQSDAGPVWYSEVHYQKMIGHPIEYIEIPENENIKAQYYAGQLKKAPHPKAAKDFMDFLISKEARAIYSKYGFELP
- a CDS encoding c-type cytochrome, producing the protein MLTNQLKLFAIIGAAALISSCTGRNKPIQQNHLSKTKPAAAAKDVWHAPDESTIPKNAKGEMIRYGKDLIANTSAYFGSKGTLGKFTNGLNCQNCHLDAGTRIFGNNYAAVMSSYPKITARSGKITSPIARIKGCFERSLNGKMPDSTSKEIRAMIAYMEWLNQGVENPEGMYGRGTEKIALLDRPADPKKGALLYASKCKSCHGENGEGIAATGGKTFIYPPLWGKVSYNDGAGLYRLSNFAGFIKNNMPFGATYKNPILTDEESWDIAAFVNSQARPHKDQHADYPNLKKKPIDAPYGPYGDHFSEKQHKYGPYQPIKNVYKTKT
- a CDS encoding uroporphyrinogen-III synthase produces the protein MQEKTEDRLRKVKSILITLPKPETEKSPYFDLAKKYNVKIDFRSFIHVEGVPARDFRKDKITLSDFTSVVFTSRNAVDHFFRICEEMRYEVPADLKYFCISESTALYLQKYIQYRKRKIFFGKQTAADLAEVLKKHAGEKFLYPCSDVATEDTMNFLQKNGYDFTPAVLFKTVVSDLSDLAEVFYDVIGFFSPSSIQSLFTNFPEFKQNNTRIAAFGVNTHKAVKDAGLIVDIAAPSPEAPSMIMAIENYIKKSNK
- a CDS encoding DsrE family protein, whose translation is MKNSIKYIFALAAVLFFANLKPATAQTKNEFQAAKSKNKQYYALYALNSGDEQKIAGTLRNIKNALEDPRLKGKLHVELIAFSGGVAVYDKNGPFKETLLDLKSRGVDLVQCENTIRERKIEKSSLYDFINYVPSGNGEIILRHYEGWAIVHP
- a CDS encoding DUF4271 domain-containing protein, coding for MNLSRIILIATLFFALGYNRTYAQTVPEDADTTIAAPAYTRKFVKDPAFLARQKFVTDSIMTHSWLFPDSMIHKHMIMDSIILANTVGSSNLITRYKELTTMKVSKYRLGKPIPKGSVWVPAIVGLLLVLFAVLKISFNKQLQTIVQSFFSNRVLNNLNKEDNLFTSWPFLLLFVQFGFTIGMFFYLVSGFYHISFPGTGFQFYLSISILIVVLYIMKIVILRLLGYLFNIQKPINEYVTILYLSYFNLSLVFIPLVIAFSLSPLKYGPYYIAISFILLGVIFAFQFIRAGVNILSHHRFSKVYLFLYFCALEICPILILIKAIGL